One genomic region from Quercus robur chromosome 4, dhQueRobu3.1, whole genome shotgun sequence encodes:
- the LOC126724379 gene encoding heavy metal-associated isoprenylated plant protein 46-like, whose protein sequence is MKQTVVLQVTMDGQRCCFRIMKGDHARKKAMRIAVGLSGVESATIKGQDKDQIEVKGEGIDTVKLATLLRKKVGHASIVSVAEEKKEEKKDELKIQYMVGPPSYGLPPYTYYEIPRYDTPSCSIM, encoded by the exons atgAAG CAAACGGTGGTCCTCCAGGTTACCATGGATGGGCAGAGGTGTTGTTTCCGCATTATGAAAGGCGACCATGCTCGCAAAAAAGCCATGAGGATTGCAGTTGGCCTTTCAG GAGTGGAATCAGCAACTATAAAAGGGCAAGACAAGGACCAAATAGAGGTAAAAGGCGAGGGGATCGATACCGTTAAACTTGCAACGTTACTAAGGAAGAAAGTAGGGCATGCAAGCATAGTAAGCGTTgcagaagagaagaaagaagagaaaaaagatgaACTGAAGATACAGTACATGGTTGGGCCTCCTAGTTATGGTTTGCCTCCATACACATACTATGAGATTCCCAGATATGACACACCCTCTTGCTCCATAATGTAA